One Skermanella pratensis genomic window, CCAAGGCCGCGAGGCCCAAGGCCCGCCACGCGGTCCCGCGGGCGCGCCGGAACGCCGCCACGAGGATGCCGGCCGCCGCCAGGACGAACAGCGGGATCAGCACCGCCCAGGGCAGCAGCGGGGAGAAGTCAATGGCGGTGCCGCCACCCATCATTGGCCGAGCCTTTCCAGTATGGCGGGCACATGGACCTGATCGGCCTTATAATTGCCGGTCAGGGCGTACATCATCAGGTTGACTCCGAATCGGTAGGCCATCTCGCGCTGGCGCTCCCCGCCCGGCACGACGGCGTTCAGCGGCCGGCCGGCCTCGTCCACCGCCCAGGCGCCGGCCCAGTCGGCGGAGCCGATGATCACCGACGACACGCCGTCGTTGTGCCGGCCCTCCTGGGCCTCGACCCAGACATCGCCGTCGCCGAACCGGCCGGGGAAATCCTGGAGCAGGTAGAACGCCTTGGTCAGCACGTGCTCGGGCGGGACCGGCGCCAGCGCCGGCACGTCCAGCCCGTCCACCAGCTGGCGCAGCCGCTGGGCGCCCGGCCCGCCGCCGGTCAGCGCGGAGCCCGGGCCGTACTGCCGGTCCCGGGTGTCGAACAGGATGGTGCCGCCGTTGCGCAGGAACTCGTTCAGCCGGAGCCGTGCCGAATCGCTGAGGTCGGGCTGCGACGGCGAGATCGCCCAGTAGATCAGCGGGAAGAAGGCCAGCTCGTCCTGCTCCAGGTTCACCGCCATGGCGCCGGCGGTCTCGACCGCGGTGCGGCGGTTCAGGATTTCGCTCAGCCCCTCCAGCCCGGCCCGGGTGATGTCGTCCACCACCCGGTCGCCGGTCACCACATAGGCCAGGTAGGTCTCGCCGCTGGCCTTGACCGCGAACTCGTCGGACGCCTGCGCGCGACCCGGCCCCGCGGCGACCAGCCCCGCCGCCAGCAGGATAGCCGATGCGGCCGCCGCGGCGCGGCGCCGGCGGCCGAAACGGATGTTGCCGAGCAGGCCGCGCAGCACCAGCGCCACGAACAGGTCTATGATCGCCAGCGCCATCGCCGCCCCCAGCAGCCAGGGTTTCAGGTCGATCTCGCCGCGCGCGGCATAGGTGCCCTGGGCGACGCCGGCGGGCAGCCGGCGCAGGGGTTCGACCGCGGTCACCAGCGAGGTCAGGTTGAGCGCCCGGCGCGCCTCTTCCGTGCCGTAGAAGCCGGGCGGATGCCGGGGACCCAGGGTTTCGGGCCGGAACGCGTTGCCGGCGATCGGGAAGACCGTGGCCGGCGGAGGGATCAGCTGGCCCAGCCCGTCGAGTACCTCGATCGGCGCGAAGGTCGCCGCCTGGACGTCGCCGGAAACGCCCTCGCTCAGCGCGGCCACCCGCCTCAGCATGTCCACGAACAGGCCGGACAGCGCCAGGTTCGACCAGTCGGAATTGGCCGTGGTGTGGACCAGCACGATCCGCCCCTCCTCGCGCTCCGCCGCGGTCACCAGCGGGGTGCCGTCGGCCAGCCGAGCCCAGGTCTTCTCGGCGAGGTCGATCGACGGCTCGGCCAGGACCTGGCGGTCCACCACCACGTCGGGCGGAACAGGCAGGCCGGCGAAGGGGCTGGCGGGCGGGAAGGGCGCCAGCCGCGCCGGCTCCGACCAGGACAGCGCGCCGCCCAGCGTCCTGTCGCCCAGGCGGAGGCGCACAGGCACCAGCTGGTCGGTATGCTGGGCGAGACGCGGCCCGGCGAAGCGGACCAGCACGCCGCCGCGCTCCACCCAGGCTTCCACGGCCTGCGCCTCGGTCTCGGTAAGGGCGCCGATGTCGGCCAGGATCAGCACCGACAGGTCGCGGCCGATCAGGTCCAGCACGGTGCCCCGGCGGATCTCGCTGAACGGGGCGAGCGCCCGCTCCAGGTAATAGAGATCGCTCAGGAGCGGCTGGTTCTCGCCCTCCGGCCGTCCGGACACCAGGCCGACCGGGCGGCGGCGCCAGCGCTCGTCCAGCAGGACGGTCGCCCCGGCGGTTTGCTCTCCCTCGATCGCCAGCCGGGTCACCTCGTTGCGCAGCTCCACCGGGAGGGAGAGCGGGACCTCGAGGCTGTCCGAGCCGGGCGCGAAGACCGCTTCCTGGCGCGCCAGCAACCGCCCGTCGGCGGCGGTCGCGCGGATGGTGACGGGGGTCGGCAGGGTCGTGTCGGCCCGCCGCACCCGGGCCACCAAGTCGTTCCCCTCGACGCTGGGCGGCAGCAGGAGGTTGGGCAGGCGGTCGGCACCGTTCATCAGCACCTCGGCACCGCCCAGTTGCTGGAGCCGTTGGGCCAGCGGCAGCGCCGCCGCGTCGGCCAGTCCGTCGGACAGCCAGACCGTATGGGCCGAGCCCGCCACCTGGAGGCCGCGGAGCGCCTCCAGCACGGACACCCGGTCGGTCGGCCATGGCCGGGGAGCCAGCGACTGGGTCAGCCGCCTCGCGTCGGCCGGCCGCAGCAGGGTGCTGGGTTCCGGCTTCTCGCCGGAAGCGGACGGCGCGGTCGGCAGCACGATCAGGTCGCGGCCGTTCCGCTCCGCCTGGTCGACCAGGTCGGCCATGGTGCGCTGGCGCGCCTGCCAGTCGCGGGCGGCGCCCCAGCCGTTGTCCACCACCAGGATGATCGGGCCGCTGCCCGGCAGTCCGGCGCGCGGGTTCAGCAGCGGCTGGGCAAGCGCCAGGATCACCAGCGCCGCCAGCACCATCCGCATGATCAGCAGCCACAGCGGCGTCCGGGCAGGGGTCTCCTCCCGCGCCACCAGGTCGCGCAGCAGGCGGATCGCGGGGAACTGGATGATCCGGGGGCTCGGCGGCGTCAGGCGCAGCAGCCACCACAAGACCGGAAGGACGATCAGGGCACCGAGTATCCAGGGTGCGGCGAAGGCTATCGGTCCCAGTCCCAGCATGGTCGGTTCAGCTCTTCGGTGCTTGGGCTGTCGGCCCTTGGAGGTTCTGGGCGATCGCCCCGTGAAGCGCGAGAAGCGCCGTCTGCGGCGGCCGGTCGGTCCGGTGCGTCGCGAAACTCCAGCCGGCGGCGCGGGCAAGGGCCGCCAGGCCGTCGCGGTGGGCCCCGAGCCGTTCCAGATAGGTCTGGCGAACCGCCTCGACGCGCGGGATCAGCAGCTCCTCCTCGCCTTCCATGCCCTCGAACTCGATCCGGCCGGCGAACGGCAGGGTCTCCTCCGCCGGGTCGAGCACCTGGACCAGATGCCCGCGCAGGCCGCGCCCGCTGATCGCCGCCACGGTCCGCTGGATCTCCGGCAGGGGCGACAGCAGGTCGCCGATCAGCACGACCTGGGCATGGCGGGGCAGGGGCGGCACCTTCGGCAGCCCGTCCTTCGGCAACTGGTCCTCGACAAGCGTCATGGCGAGGCGGTTGAGCGTCACCTTGTTGCCCGACGGCGGCATGCCCGATCCCAGCAGGGTCACCCGTTCGCCGCCGCGCACCAGCAGGACGGCGAGCGCCATGAGCAGCAGTTCGGCGCGCTCCCTCTTGGTCGGCAGGCCGGGGGACGACCGGTAGTTCATGGACGACGAGGCGTCGTGCCACAGCCAGACGCTCTGCGCCGCCTCCCATTCGTTCTCGCGCACGAAGACCGGCTGCGATTTGCCCGACTGGCGCCAGTCGATCATCAGGGCGCTGTCGCCGACCTCATACCGGCGGTACTGCCAGAAGGTCTCGCCCGTGCCGACCCGACGCCGGCCGTGGACGCCCTGGGCGACGGTGGACGCGACCCGGTCCGCCGCCACCAGCAGGGGCGGCAGACGCGATGCCAGCGCTTCCGACCTGTGCTGCGCCCGCAGCGCGGTCGCAGCGAGGTCGGGCTTGCCCATCCTGTCGCGCGCCATGCCCGGCTACCGCAGCGGGGCGCACAGGCGGTCGATCACGTCGTCGAGCGTGATGCCGTCGGCGCGGGCTGCGAAGTTCAGCGCCATGCGGTGTTTCAGCACCGGCTTGGCCAGGGCCAGCACGTCGTCGAGCGAGGGCGCCAGCCTTCCGTCGAGCACCGCGCGGGCGCGGGCCGCCAGCATCAGCGCCTGGCTGGCGCGCGGTCCCGGCCCCCAGGCCACATGGTTGCGCACCTCTTCCAGCTCGCTGGTCTCCGGCCGGCCGGAACGGACCAGCCCCAGGATGCCCTCGACCACGCTTTCGCCGACCGGGATGCGGCGGACCAGCCGCTGAGCCGCCATCAGGTCCGCCGGGTTCAGGACGGCGACCGCGGCCTCGTCCTCGATCCCGGTGGTGGCGATCAGCATGCGCCGCTCGGCGTCATAGTCGGGATACGTCACGTCGACCTGCATCAGGAAGCGGTCGAGCTGGGCTTCCGGCAGGGGGTACGTCCCTTCCTGCTCCAGCGGGTTCTGGGTCGCCAGGACGTGGAACGGCAGGGGCAGGGGATGGTAGTGGCCGGCGACCGAGACCCGGCGCTCCTGCATCGCCTGGAGCAGGGCCGACTGGGTCCGCGGGCTGGCCCGGTTGATCTCGTCCGCCATCAGGAGCTGGCAGAACACCGGGCCGGGGAGGAAGCGGAACGACCGGCGGCCGGTCTCGTCCTCCTCCAGCACTTCGGATCCCAGGATGTCGGCCGGCATCAGGTCGGGGGTGCACTGCACGCGCTTGTCGTCGAGGCCCAGGACGATGCCCAGCGTCTCGACCAGCCGTGTCTTGGCAAGGCCGGGGACGCCGATCAGCAGGACGTGACCGCCCGCGAGCAGGGTGATCAGGGTCAGGTCGACGACGTCCTGCTGGCCGAAGATGATGCGGCCGATCCGGTCCCGCACCATGGACAGCCGGCCGCCCAGCGTTTCGACCTCGGCCAGCAGCTGGGCCGGATTCTCAATCCCGGCAGACCCGTGGCGCATTGCATCGGTAGCGGTCAAATCAGGGATCTCCTGTGCTCTCAAGACAACCGGCCCCGGAAACCCGGCCCGAAACTCGGCCCGAAACTCGTGTGGTGCGATGCCCGTTCGTAATCCGGGTATCGGACCTAGATTAGCAGTATGGCGAAATTGCGTACCCGGGTTCCGATATTAACAGGAAATTCGGCTTCACAAGGGGGAAAGCAAGCCTATGACCAGTTCGATTCCGACGCCGGGCATGCCGTCCGGCCTGTTCCGGCCCGATGACCTGAGGCCGGACGAGGGTTATCCGATTCGCATCGATCGCGACGGCACTTGGCATTATCATGGATCGCCGATCCGCCGGCTGGAACTGTCCAGGCTGTTCTCGACCGTGCTCCGCCGCGACGAGGCGGGCGATTACTGGTTGGTCACTCCGGCGGAGCGCGGCAGGATACAGGTCGACGAGGTGCCGTTCACCGCGGTAGGGCTGACCGTCAGCGGGGAGGGCGCATCCCAGCGGTTGATCTTCCGCACCAACCTGGACGCCGAGGTGACCGCCGGGCCGGATCATCCGATCAGGGTTGAGGAGGATGATGGAACCGGCGAGCCGAGACCCTATATCCTGGTGCGTGACAATCTGGAAGCCAGGATTACGCGATCGGTCTTCTACGATCTGGTGGAGCGTGCCGAGACGCGCGAGGACGGAGAGGAAGTTCAGGTCGGAATATGGAGCATGGGCACATTCTTTCCTCTGGGGCGACCGATGAACAGGACGATCGGGATCTGACCGTCGGCGACATCACCAAGGAGCGGATCAGGAGCCTGATCCCGCGGTTCGCGGCCGCACCCAGCCGCACCCTCAACGTCAGGGGCGATCACGACCTCAATCCCGGCACCGGCGCCCCGGCCCAGCTTCGCCACGCGGCGGTGCTGGTCCCGCTGGTGGAGCGGCCGGACGGGATGACGATCATCTTCACCCAGCGCACCGCCCATCTGGCGGCCCACGCCGGGCAGATCAGCTTTCCCGGCGGCGGGATGGAGCCGACCGACCCGGACGCGCTCGCCTGCGCGCTGCGCGAGACGTCGGAGGAGATCGGGCTGGCGCCCGAGCGGGTCGAGGTGGCCGGGCGGCTGGACACCTACGTGACCCGTACCGGCTTCGAGATCACGCCGGTGGTGGGATTCGTCCGCCCGCCCTTCATCCTGAACCCGGACCCGTTCGAGGTGGCCGAGGTGTTCGAGGTGCCGCTGGACTTCTTCCTGAAGCCGGGAGCCGCCCTCAAGCAAACCCGCCACTTCCAGGGCACCGAGCGGCTCTTCTACGTGTTTCCCTACGAGCACCGATACATCTGGGGAGCGACGGCCGGGATGCTGGTGAACCTGGTCGACGTGCTGCACGGGCGATGCTGAAGAAACTGCTCCTGGTCGTGCTGCCGCTGATGCTGCCGACCCTGGTCTACATGGGGTACATGCTGATCGAGCGCCGCAAGGCGGTGGCGTCCGGCGGGTCCCCGCTGCCGTGGTGGGCGGGGGCGCCCTGGACCGCGCTGGTCGTCGGCGGCGTGGCGCTGGCCGGCCTGACGCTGGTGATGGTGGCGCTGACCGGCGGCTCCGACACGGCCGCCACGTACCAGCCCGCCCGCCTGATCGACGGCCGCGTGGTGGAGGGCGACACGACCCCGTCGGCTCCCGCGCCGGGGCGGTAGGGCCATGGAGCCCGCCGGCAGGATCGAGCTGCCTCCCGCAATGGCGGCGCCCGGAACCGTCAGGGTGTTCGACGCCCTCGCGGCGGACGGTGCCAAGGCCCGCTTCGTCGGCGGCTGCGTCCGCGACTCCCTGCTCCGGCGGCCCGTCAGGGACATCGACATCGCGACCGATGCGGAGCCGGAACGGGTCATGCGGCTGCTGGAGGCCGCCGGCCTCCGGGCGATCCCGACCGGGCTTGCCCACGGCACCGTCACCGCCGTGGCGGACGGCGGGCATTACGAGATCACGACGCTTCGTCATGATGTCGAAACGTTTGGGCGGCACGCCCGCGTGGCCTTCACCGACGACTGGATGATCGACGCGTCGCGCCGGGACTTCACCATGAACGCGCTGTTCTGCGCGATCGACGGCACCCTCTACGACCCGTTCGGCGGCGTCTGCGACGCGCTGGCCGGCCATGTCCGCTTCGTCGGCGATCCCCGCGCCCGCATCACCGAGGACGTGCTGCGCCTGCTCCGCTTCTTCCGCTTCCAGGCCCATTACGGCCGCACCCCGCCGGAGCCGGCGGCGCTCGACGCCTGCGCCGGCTTGGCGCCGCTGCTGCCCCGCCTGTCGGGCGAGCGGATCCAGGGCGAGCTGTTCCGGCTGCTGGGCGCCGCCGACCCGCTGCCGGTGCTGCGCCTCATGGCCGATCTGGGGATCATGGCGCATCTGCTGCCGCAGGCGACCGCGCTCGGCCGGCTCGGGCTGCTGCTCGGCATGGCGCCCGACCGGGCCGATCCCGTGCTGCGCCTGGCGGCCCTGCTGGATGTGGACCGCGCCGGCGCCCTGGAGGTCGCGGAACGGCTGCGGCTCTCCAACGCCGATGCCGACCGGCTGGCACTGCTGGCCGCACCCCCGGTGGACCCGGCCACCGTCAATCTCCGCCACGCGCTGTACCGGCTGGGTCCCGGCAAGGTCCGCGACGCCGCCCTGCTGCACGCCCCGGGCCGCATGGCCGAGGTGGAGCGGGTGATCGGCGCCTGGGAGGACCCCCGTTTCCCGCTCCTGGGCCGCGACCTGCTCGACATCGGCATTCCCCGGGGCAAGCTGGTCGGACAGCTCTTGCGCGACCTGGAGCGCTGGTGGGAAGATCGGGACTATCGCCCGGACCGCGATGAATGCCTGGCCGAACTGCGCGCCCGGCAGTGAACCCAGGGAGGGGGACCCCAGCGATGCGCGCCCTGATCGTCACCGTCGTCCTCGCCGCCGTCCTGATCGCCCTCGTCTTCGGCAACGCCGCGTTCTCCATCGCCGTGCTGGCCGACCGGATCGGCGGCGTCAACGCCTTCACCTATCGGATCGCCTCGACCGCCGTCCTGATCCTGGCCGTCGCCTGGCTGCACGCGCGCCTGACGGCGGGTCCCGGCTGGCTCCCCCGTGCCGTCCTCGCCGGCGTGCTCTGGCTCGCCGCCTCGGTCACGCTGGAACTGACGATCGCCCGCTCCGTCATGGGCGTCAGCTGGCCCAACCTGCTGGCCAACTACGCCTTCTGGCGCGGCGAACCCTGGCCCTTCGTCCTGCTGCTGGAACTGGCCGCCCCGATCCTGTTCGGCTGGCTGCGCAACCGGAAGCCGTAGGGCTGCGAAACGTCGGCCGTCGGTGCTCTCCCGGGGGAATGCTCCTGATAAAAGGATATCAGATCATCCACAGATGAACGCAGATGGACACAGATAAGGCTTGAATATCTGTCTCCATCTGCGTGCATCTGTGGACAATAAAAGCCACTTAATCATGCCTCACGGCCACTTCACCTCCGGCGGCATGGACATCAGGATCGCCTCCACGTTGCCGCCGGTCTTCAGGCCGAAGGTCGTGCCGCGGTCGTAGAGCAGGTTGAATTCCACGTAGCGGCCGCGCCGCACAAGCTGGTGGTCGCGCTGCCCGGGTGTCCAGGGATCGTTCATGTGCCGGCGGACGATCCGGGGATAGACGTCCAGGAAGCCCAGCCCGACGTCGCGGGTAAAGGCGAAATCGGCCTCCCAGTTCCCGGAATCCAGGTTGTCGTAGAAAATGCCGCCGATGCCGCGCGGCTCGTTCCGGTGCGGCAGGAAGAAGTAGCGATCGCACCACTCCTTGAAGCGGTCGTAGTAATCCGTTCCATGGGCGTCGCAGGCCCGCTTCAGCGCCGCGTGGAAATCGGCTGCGTCCTGCTCGGCCGGAAACATCGGCGTCAGGTCGGCGCCACCGCCGAACCAGCCGATGCTGGTGACGATGTGGCGCGTGTTCATGTGGACCGCCGGGACCAGCGGCGAGCGCATGTGGGCGACCAGGCTGATGCCGGCGGCCCAGAACCTTCCGTCGTCCGCCGCGCCCGGCATGTTCTTGCGGAACTCGGGACTGAAGGTGCCGTGGACGGTCGAGATGTTCACGCCGACCTTCTCGAACACCCGGCCGCGCATGATCGACATCACGCCGCCCCCTCCGTGCGATCCCTCGGCGTCAGGTCTGTCCCAGGCCTTGCGCTCGAACCGGCCGGCCGGCATGTCCGAATGGGTGCCGGTCAGCTCGTCCTCCAGCGCCTCGAACGCGGCGCAGATCCGGTCGCGCAGTTCGGCGAACCAGGAGGCGGCCCGGGCCTTGTGCTCCTCGGTCGGGACCGTGCGGTCCTTCGTGTCGTCCATTCCCTCAGTCCCTTCCCGTTTCCATTCCCATACCGTCGGTTCCCATGCCGTCGGTTGCCATGCCGACGGGGGCAGTCTGCCGCAACGCCTCGCCCAGCACCATGGCCGCGGCGAGGGCCACGTTCAGCGACCGCACGCCCGGCCGCATCGGAATCCTGACCCGGGCGTCCGCGGCCTCGGCGACGCTGTCCGGCACGCCGGCGCTCTCGCTGCCCATCAGCAGCGTGTCGCCCGGCTCGAACGTGAAGCCGAGATAGGGGATCGAACCGCGCGTCGTCAGGAGGACGATTCGGCCGCGCTTCGTTCCGGCAACGAATTTTTCCCAGGAGGCATGGCGGGCGAGATCAAGATGATCAATATAATCCATGCCGGCACGGCGCAGCCTGCGATCGTCCAGGATGAAGCCGCAGGGCTCTATGATGTCCAGCGGCACACCCAGGCAGGCGGCCAGGCGCATCATCGCACCGGTATTCTGGGGGATGTCGGGCTGGTAGAGCGCGAGCCTGATGCGGCTAGTGTCTGTGGGCGGAAAAATCAAGAGTCATTCTTTCTGCGAAACGACCCGGTCGGGCAAGCGCGACACTATGTCTCCGGAACTCCGGCTTTCCTTGACCGGGAACCGGAGGTATATCCCTGTCGTAACTGCGGCCGGCGCGAACCGGTCCCTAGTCCCGAGGTTTTGGGCTCGAGGTTTTGGGCAAGGTCCGAAGCAGACACGGCCGAAAACTATTGTTAATGTCCGTCCGGTTTGCAAGCGCGCGGCAGTGCGCTTGCCAGGGCCAAGGAGAGAAAAGCTAATGTCGGATACCACCCATCCGGCCGGTGCTGGCGGTCAGGGAGGCCACGAAGGCGAGGGAGCGACCCGTCGCGATTTCCTCTATCTCGCCACCGCAGCAGTCGGCGCGGTCGGCGTAGCGTCGGTCGCCTGGCCGTTCATCAACAGCATGAACCCGGCGGCCGATACGCTGGCGCTCGCGCAGATCGACGTCGATCTGTCGCCGGTCCAGGTCGGCCAGTCCATCACGGTCACGTGGCGCGGCAAGCCGGTCTTCATCCGCCGCCGTACGGATCAGGAGATCGCGACCGCCGAGCAGGTCAACCTCGCCGAGCTGCCCGACCCCGCGCCCGACAGCGCCCGCGTCCAGCAGCCGCAATGGCTGGTCATGGTCGGCGTCTGCACCCATCTCGGCTGCGTCCCGCTCGGCCAGAAACCGACCGATCCCAAGGGTGATTACGGCGGGTGGTTCTGTCCCTGCCACGGTTCGCACTACGACACCTCGGGCCGCATCCGCCGGGGTCCGGCACCGCTGAACCTCGCCGTTCCGGAATACGCCTTCCTGACGGACACCTCGATTCGCCTCGGCTAGTTGGTCAACTGGAGCTGAACATGGCTGCCCCGCAGTTCAAGAACCCCATAGTCCGGTGGATCGACTACCGTCTGCCGATCTTCACCGGGCTGCACCACGAGTACAATGAATACCCGATGCCGAAGAACTGCAATTATTTGTGGTCCTTCGGCGCGATCGCGATGGTCACGCTGATCATCATGATCGTCTCCGGCATCACTCTGGCGATGAGCTACACGCCGCATACCGACCACGCCTTCCAGTCGGTCGAGCGCATCATGCGCGACGTCAACTCGGGCTGGCTGATCCGCTATGTCCACATGAACGGCGCGTCGATGTTCTTCATCGCCGTGTTCATCCACATCTTCCGCGGCCTGTATTTCGGGTCCTACAAGGCTCCGCGCGAGATCCTGTGGATGCTGGGCGTCGTCATCCTGCTGCTGATGATGGCCACCGCCTTCATGGGCTACGTCCTTCCCTGGGGCCAGATGAGCTTCTGGGGCGCCACCGTCATCACCAACCTGTTCTCCGCCTTCCCGATCATCGGCGACCACATCGTCACCTGGCTGTGGGGCGGCTTCTCGGTCGACAACCCGACCCTCAACCGTTTCTTCGCGCTGCACTACCTGCTGCCGTTCGTCCTGCTGGGCGTGGTGTTCCTGCACGTCGCCGCCGTACACGTCCACGGTTCGAACAATCCGGTCGGCATCGACATCAAGGGTCCGCAGGACAGCCTGCCGTTCCATCCCTACTTCACGATCAAGGACACCTTCGGCCTCAGCATCTTCCTGCTGGTGTTCGCCGGCTTCGTGTTCTTCGCGCCGAACTTCATGGGCCATCCGGACAACTACATCCCGGCCAACCCGCTGGTCACCCCGGCGCACATCGTCCCGGAATGGTACTTCCTGCCGTTCTACGCGATCCTCCGCGCGGTCCCCGACAAGCTGGGCGGCGTGCTCGCCATGTTCGGCGCCATCGCGGTGCTGTTCTTCCTGCCCTGGCTCGACACCTCCAAGGTCCGCAGCTCCAACTACCGGCCGATCTACCGGCAGTTCTTCTGGGTGCTGGTCGTCGCCTGCCTGGTGCTGGGCTATGCCGGCGCCATGCCGGCCGAAGGCATCTGGCTGACCCTGGCCCGCGTCGCGTCGATCTACTACTTCGCCCATTTCCTGATCATCCTGCCCCTGCTCGGCAAGCTGGAGCGACCCCGGCCGCTTCCCAGCAGCATCAGCGAACCCGTTCTGAAGGGCGGTGGTCGTCTCGCGACCGCGGCAGCCGCCAAGCCGATGGAGAAGGCCTAACATGCGCGCGTTGAAGACGGTCATCCTGGCCGCGGCCGTCGGCCTCGGCCTCACGGGCACCGCCCTTGCCGCCGGCGAATCCGCGGTTCCGCCCAAGCAGGAATGGTCCCACAGCGGCATCTTCGGCA contains:
- a CDS encoding cytochrome b gives rise to the protein MAAPQFKNPIVRWIDYRLPIFTGLHHEYNEYPMPKNCNYLWSFGAIAMVTLIIMIVSGITLAMSYTPHTDHAFQSVERIMRDVNSGWLIRYVHMNGASMFFIAVFIHIFRGLYFGSYKAPREILWMLGVVILLLMMATAFMGYVLPWGQMSFWGATVITNLFSAFPIIGDHIVTWLWGGFSVDNPTLNRFFALHYLLPFVLLGVVFLHVAAVHVHGSNNPVGIDIKGPQDSLPFHPYFTIKDTFGLSIFLLVFAGFVFFAPNFMGHPDNYIPANPLVTPAHIVPEWYFLPFYAILRAVPDKLGGVLAMFGAIAVLFFLPWLDTSKVRSSNYRPIYRQFFWVLVVACLVLGYAGAMPAEGIWLTLARVASIYYFAHFLIILPLLGKLERPRPLPSSISEPVLKGGGRLATAAAAKPMEKA